Proteins encoded within one genomic window of bacterium:
- a CDS encoding T9SS type A sorting domain-containing protein, translated as MQRWLAWGLKVAVSCLLGLGVLFAQEITSFEIMDNAAMGLTVTPFEKWGMAIGDFDRNGYPDIFCLRWKAPGYSRIFSNQSGKFTDVTGDSPLEALEAKETGTRTTLWVDYDNDGDQDLSISGEKGIYLLRNENNLFTDVSASVGFVGKIPPGFITSWVYTIGGWADYDLDGDLDCVVAQENNKDLYLFRNDNGHFTDVAAQAGLTATVLANSSSLSWTDFDLDGDPDLYAGLYFFRNDHGVFTNVTEALGFAGLSDVSQREMFDYDNDGDLDFFKAVGSATTAGTNEVWENRDGVFINVSADVGLTVSRDRYRSMTIGDFDNDGDKDIFLQLNIDPSLDYLLVNDELESGARAFENVAEFAGISKTGDRKGSAFLDYDMDGFLDIYLPSAEHNHILYHNLADNGANWIGFMLQGVVSNRDAVGSLVTVYTGAKKQICYTVCGNGFVRQDNPYVHFGLGLNTSVDSVVIRWPLGLRQVIANPAVNQYHKIIEPETSEVADPRAVSRMPQTCRLEQNYPNPFNPGTRMVYHLTRSVPVQIEICDAAGRRLITLVNEVRPAGRHELRWDGRDAQGRKRATGVYFYRLTTPDEVQTRKMILMQ; from the coding sequence ATGCAGCGATGGTTGGCCTGGGGATTGAAAGTGGCTGTTTCCTGCTTGCTTGGTTTGGGCGTGCTGTTCGCACAGGAAATCACCAGCTTTGAGATCATGGACAATGCGGCCATGGGTCTGACTGTAACGCCGTTCGAGAAATGGGGCATGGCGATCGGAGATTTCGACCGCAACGGCTATCCGGATATATTCTGCCTTCGCTGGAAAGCGCCGGGCTACAGCCGTATTTTTTCCAACCAGAGCGGAAAATTTACCGATGTCACCGGCGATTCGCCGCTGGAAGCCCTCGAAGCTAAAGAGACCGGCACCCGCACAACCCTTTGGGTGGACTATGACAACGACGGCGACCAGGATCTGTCCATCTCCGGCGAAAAGGGGATCTATTTGCTGCGCAACGAAAACAACCTTTTCACCGATGTCTCAGCCTCCGTGGGCTTTGTCGGTAAGATCCCTCCCGGTTTTATCACCTCTTGGGTTTACACCATCGGCGGGTGGGCCGATTATGATCTCGACGGCGATCTCGACTGTGTGGTTGCGCAGGAGAATAACAAAGACTTGTATCTGTTCCGCAATGACAATGGACACTTCACCGATGTAGCCGCTCAGGCCGGGCTTACCGCAACGGTTTTAGCAAACAGCAGCAGTTTGAGCTGGACGGATTTTGACTTGGACGGCGATCCGGATCTCTACGCTGGACTCTATTTTTTCCGCAACGATCACGGCGTATTCACCAACGTAACTGAAGCTCTGGGGTTCGCCGGCCTGAGCGACGTCAGTCAACGGGAGATGTTTGATTATGACAATGACGGCGACCTGGACTTTTTCAAAGCCGTCGGCAGCGCCACTACCGCCGGTACCAATGAAGTTTGGGAGAATCGGGATGGCGTTTTCATTAATGTCAGCGCCGATGTCGGTTTGACAGTGAGCCGGGACCGTTATCGCAGTATGACCATCGGGGATTTTGACAACGACGGCGACAAAGATATCTTTTTACAGCTGAATATCGATCCGAGTTTGGATTACCTGCTGGTAAACGATGAACTGGAATCCGGCGCCCGGGCGTTCGAAAATGTCGCCGAATTCGCCGGCATCAGCAAAACCGGCGATCGCAAGGGCTCAGCTTTTCTGGATTATGACATGGATGGCTTTCTGGACATCTATCTGCCTTCCGCTGAGCACAACCATATCCTCTACCATAATCTGGCTGATAATGGCGCCAACTGGATCGGTTTCATGCTGCAGGGCGTTGTCTCCAATCGGGATGCGGTCGGCAGTCTGGTCACCGTGTACACCGGCGCCAAAAAGCAAATCTGCTATACGGTTTGCGGCAACGGCTTTGTGCGGCAGGATAACCCCTATGTGCATTTCGGCCTGGGATTGAACACGTCTGTGGATTCGGTTGTGATCCGCTGGCCTCTGGGCCTTCGCCAAGTGATTGCCAATCCCGCTGTCAATCAGTATCATAAAATCATCGAGCCCGAGACCAGCGAAGTCGCTGATCCCAGAGCCGTAAGCCGGATGCCGCAAACCTGCCGCCTGGAGCAGAATTATCCCAATCCCTTTAATCCCGGCACACGAATGGTCTATCATCTGACCAGGAGCGTTCCGGTGCAAATCGAGATATGCGACGCCGCCGGAAGACGATTGATCACTTTGGTGAATGAGGTTCGCCCGGCCGGCCGCCATGAGCTGCGATGGGACGGCAGAGATGCGCAGGGGCGCAAGCGGGCGACCGGCGTTTACTTTTACCGGCTCACGACGCCGGATGAAGTGCAAACAAGAAAAATGATCTTGATGCAATAA